AAGATTCGACGCATGCTTCGGCAGGCCGGTCTGCAGGCGAAGGTCGTGCTGTCGCTGGACATGTATCTTGACATCCTGCCCGTTCGCGGCGGCAGCGAACTTTCGATGAGACACCTGCTATGGAAGTGGGGTTTTTCACCGGAAAACGTGCTGGTGGCGGGCGATTCCGGAAACGACGCCGGGATGCTTCTGGGGCGAACCCTGGGTGTTGTCGTCGGCAACCACGCCAAAGAATTGAACAAACTGCGGAAACGACCTCGCGTTTACTTTGCTAAAGCGGCTCATGCACGAGGAGTGCTGGAAGGCATGAGCTACTATCAGTTCCTGGACAATATTGTTATCCCGAATGATCAGGTCGACTCATAATGGCAGCAGCAACCAATCCCTCTTCGCGCTGGAGGGTCTGTCGTTTGAGGCCGAACTTTCTCTTCAACGGCTGACACCCCGTCTGACCGACTTCTGGGATTCACAAGACGTAACACCGGAGTTGCGGCGGGAATTCGAACTGCGGCTGGAACACTACTGGCCGGAACTGTTCGAACTTCTGTTCGACCTGTACGGCACGCGGTATGACTTCTTCTACCACCTGGAACAGATCCTTCTGACAGCAGCCGCCACCTGGGCCAACCGCCCGGAAACGTTGCGCGAGGTCGATCGGCATCGAGTGAACGAACCGGACTGGTTTCAGTCCGAAAAGATTGTCGGCGGCGCTTTGTATGTCGACTTGTTCAGCGAAAACCTGGGCAAGCTTCGAGAGTCCATCGACTACTTTAAGCAGCTTGGACTGACTTACCTGCACCTGATGCCGCTGTTCGCCGTGCGGCCGGGCGATAACGATGGCGGCTACGCAATCAGCAATTATCGATCTGTCGACCCGCGTCTGGGTACGATTGAGGACCTGCGATTGTTGGCCGACGAGCTGCGTGCGGTTGGTATCACGCTGGTGCTGGATTTTGTGTTCAACCACACGTCTGACGATCACTACTGGGCGCAGCAGGCTCAGGCAGGCAACCGAGAGTACCAACAGTTCTATTACATCTTTCCCGATCGAACCCAACCCGATCAATATGAACGCACGCTACGCGAAATTTTCCCAACGGTCCGTCGCGGCAACTTCACGTGGCACGACGGGATGCAGCAGTGGGTGTGGACCACGTTCAACAGTTTTCAATGGGATCTGAACTACAGCAACCCCGCCGTCTTTCGAGCGATGGCGGAGGAGATGTTCTTTCTCGCTCAAACCGGTGTCGACATTCTGCGGCTGGATGCGATCGCATTTATCTGGAAGGAAATGGGCACGGACTGCGAAAACCAGCCGAACGCCCACAAGCTTGTCCGAGCGTTCAACCGGCTGACTCGCATTGCCACGCCCGGCCTGCTGTTTAAGTCCGAAGCGATTGTGCATCCTGACGAAGTGGTTCGCTACATCGGCGAAGACCGCTGTCAGATTTCGTATAACCCAACGCTGATGGCACTGCTGTGGGAATCGCTGGCGACTCGGCAGGTACGCCTGCTCACGAAGTCACTCAGCCACCGTCATCAATTGCCGAAACACACGGCCTGGGTCAATTACCTAAGATGCCACGACGACATCGGCTGGACCTTCGACGATGCCGACGCCGCCTCGCTGGGGATTAACGCCTTCGATCATCGGCAGTTTCTGAATGCGTTTTACACGGGCCAGTACGAAGGTTCGTTCGCGCGTGGGATTCCGTTTCAGGCCAACCCCGACACCGGGGACATGCGAATCGCGGGCACGATGGCGTCACTGGCCGGCCTTGAGCAAGCTGTGGAACAGGAAGACGCTCACGGCACAGAAATGGCCATTCGCCGCATCATGCTGCTGCAGGGTGTCACGCTTAGCATCGGCGGAATTCCGCTGCTGTACCTTGGCGAAGAATGGGGCATGCTTAATGATTATGACTTCGTCAAAGACCCAGCCAAGGCAGCCGATACCCGCTGGGTCCATCGGCCCAAGATGAGATGGGAATTTCTGCAGGAACTTAACGGGCACGTGGAAGAAGGTGTCAATTCCATTCGGTCCCGCATTTTCCTCCTGCTGCAGAAGATGATCTCTGTTCGCAAGTCACTGCCTGCACTGGCAGGTCAACAGATGGAACTGGTGCGAGTTAACAATCCACATCTTCTTAGCTTTGTCCGAGTCAACACCGGGCACCGGCTGATTGTGATCGGCAACTTTTCTGAACAGGCGCAAACCTTCGACGGTAATCATCTGCGGACGGCTGGCTTGGGCCGCTTTTTCGAAGATGCACTGACTGGCGAAAGCTATCCGACCAGTAGCACACTGCAACTGGAACCGTATCAAATCCTGTGGCTGAGTCGGGTGTAGACTGATGACTGTTAAAGTTCTGGCCACCGATCTGGATGGCACGCTGATTCCGCTGGACGAAAGTCCTCAAAACCGGTCCGACCTGGCAGCCGTTCAGTCATTGTTGAAGGAGCACGGCATCCCGCTTGTGTTTGTGACGGGGCGCCATGCCGAATCCGTGCTTCAGGCGATTCAGGATTTTTCGTTGCCGCAACCGGATGCGATTATCTGCGACGTGGGTACGACGATTTTGACTGCCGACGATGGCGGCAAGCTGGTCGTGCAGCCGGAATACGAACGGCATCTGAGTCAGCTGGTGGATAAGTGGCCAGCCGACGCGATACGTGCCGCAGTGTCGTGGATCGCCGAAATTAAGTTGCAGGAGAAGGAGAAGCAGGGTCTCTTTAAGGTTAGCTTTTACACCGCTGCGGCAGATGTGGAACGTCGGTCAGGCGAAGTGCGAACCGCGTTGGCAGAGTTATCTGCACCGTGGTCATTGATCTCCAGCGTCGACCCCTTTAACGGTGACGGGCTGATCGACCTGCTGCCAAATGGGGTTTCGAAATCGTACGCGATTGACTGGTTTGCGAAGTCGCATCAATGGGATCAGGCTCAGATCCTGTTCACCGGCGATTCCGGCAACGACCTCGCCGCTCTAACAGCCGGCTTTCGTGCTGCGGTAGTGGCAAATGCGGCCGACGAAGTCAAAACGGCCGCGCGAGAAGCTCACGCGGCA
This DNA window, taken from Fuerstiella marisgermanici, encodes the following:
- a CDS encoding HAD-IIB family hydrolase, with amino-acid sequence MTVKVLATDLDGTLIPLDESPQNRSDLAAVQSLLKEHGIPLVFVTGRHAESVLQAIQDFSLPQPDAIICDVGTTILTADDGGKLVVQPEYERHLSQLVDKWPADAIRAAVSWIAEIKLQEKEKQGLFKVSFYTAAADVERRSGEVRTALAELSAPWSLISSVDPFNGDGLIDLLPNGVSKSYAIDWFAKSHQWDQAQILFTGDSGNDLAALTAGFRAAVVANAADEVKTAAREAHAAAGWNDRLLECQHPATSGVLEALRHFLATT
- a CDS encoding alpha-amylase family glycosyl hydrolase, with translation MIRSTHNGSSNQSLFALEGLSFEAELSLQRLTPRLTDFWDSQDVTPELRREFELRLEHYWPELFELLFDLYGTRYDFFYHLEQILLTAAATWANRPETLREVDRHRVNEPDWFQSEKIVGGALYVDLFSENLGKLRESIDYFKQLGLTYLHLMPLFAVRPGDNDGGYAISNYRSVDPRLGTIEDLRLLADELRAVGITLVLDFVFNHTSDDHYWAQQAQAGNREYQQFYYIFPDRTQPDQYERTLREIFPTVRRGNFTWHDGMQQWVWTTFNSFQWDLNYSNPAVFRAMAEEMFFLAQTGVDILRLDAIAFIWKEMGTDCENQPNAHKLVRAFNRLTRIATPGLLFKSEAIVHPDEVVRYIGEDRCQISYNPTLMALLWESLATRQVRLLTKSLSHRHQLPKHTAWVNYLRCHDDIGWTFDDADAASLGINAFDHRQFLNAFYTGQYEGSFARGIPFQANPDTGDMRIAGTMASLAGLEQAVEQEDAHGTEMAIRRIMLLQGVTLSIGGIPLLYLGEEWGMLNDYDFVKDPAKAADTRWVHRPKMRWEFLQELNGHVEEGVNSIRSRIFLLLQKMISVRKSLPALAGQQMELVRVNNPHLLSFVRVNTGHRLIVIGNFSEQAQTFDGNHLRTAGLGRFFEDALTGESYPTSSTLQLEPYQILWLSRV